ACCACCTCCTTGCTTGATctaccatggtttgcatggattaaaccgtggcaaccatggtccttctttacatttttcaacaaatcatttcctttttctttagacaaagataaattaaaataaataaggggctagtggtttgggtcatgatcGCACCTTTAGGGTAGTgattttggatggtggattagaggtgggtTACATGACACTGACGTGTAAGGTCATAATAGTTATAAGGGTTATGACCATAACCTATAGCCTAAGAATTCATTTGATAACATTTCTAGGCCTTTAAACCTTTCTCTAAAAACAAGTAACGTAAGTCCAAGATGGCTCTAGATATTTAAAGTTATGTGCACGTGGTTGATGCGTACATGCATTACTCCTTTTATCCAAAAGTGTGCATTACTCCTTGTATCCAAACATAAATTTGTCTAAAAGTGTGTGGACTCCTTTAATTTCAtagaaatataaaataaaactaaacaAATAATCCTCTAATAAAGCAATGTTGTAAATTTGGCTTTTTTGGAAATCATATTttgttatttttagaaaataacAATTTTCGCTTTTCGAAAGGAAAATAGCTTTAATTATatttatagaaaaaaaaattggttaCTGAACTGAAAAGGGCCATTGAATCATTGGTTTTCCGGTACAAGTTGCGATAATAACATAAAAGTTAATCTTAACGGTTAAAGAGAGAACTTCAGGAAGTAATGTTTTAAAAACCAGTTCAAACCGGCCAATAGTACCAGTTGAATCGTCCGGTAGAACCAGATAAACCATCTGGTACACCCGGTTGAACCATCTGATACATCGTTAAACCGCTTCTGAGCTCAATCCGGTACGGTataaaaaccggattttaaaatATTGCGACAGTTCTTCTTCTATCAACAAGAACTTAATACGACAGTTCGACAATCAACTACAACTGGATAAGCTGTGTGTGCTTCTCTAGTCAACAAACTAATGGTCTGAGGTGCACAAGTGCACAACTCAGTTACCAAGATAATTTACTTCTATGATAACGGTTTACGTACTTCTCCAATTCAAAGCCACAAATTGGATAACAACAGAATATGAAGTTGAATCAAATATATGATGTTTGTAGCTCCACCTATTTCTTATTTCTCTAGTTAGGGATGACAATAGGACGAATATTGATACTCCTAGTCTCATACCGGTTGTAAAATCTTATCACATACGCGACATAACACTCGTCAAGTATATGTCAGGTTACTATCCGTTGGGTATCAAGGGATACCCGAGGGTATGAGTTATATTCGTTAGTTTCTTCAAAGATACCAGTTAGGATTTTGAAACACATATTTTTCTACTATTttaatgtttatataattttatgTTCTTAACAACACTTATTTTTCCTTAGCAACAACTATAAACCAAAATATGATTAGTTACATACATGTCATTATTACGATCCAAAATATGATTAGTTACATACATATCATTATTACGATAAAAAGTTTGAAATATATATAATGTGTAAAAGTCATGATAATATAAATCTCAAAATATAAGTGAATACTTAtgtaaaaattataaataatattatgtaaaaaaatataaccaagagaaaaaaaatgtttttcacGTAGTTAAACTATTGGAATGAACCATTAATAGATTAGAGTTAATAAAAAGTAAGgttagaaattaaaaaaaatcgtGTATATACTTGGGATAAATAGGTATATGTTTTGGGGTGATACTTTTTAGGGTTTATTTTATACTTTAATatattacagttttggtcccgtGGGTTTAAAAAGTTGTAAATGTGGTCCGCATTGTTTGCTTGTAGGTACAAATGATCTTTTTTACCAACAAAGGTTAAAAAAATCTCTTAATAATACTACTCACAGCTTAGAAAATAAGACCTAAGttaacccctccccccccccccccaaataaaataataaataaataaaatttagtcCCTATCTTGTTTTGTTTGTGAGGTCGCCTACTCCGCCACAGTCTACCCCAACGTCACCATGCATTTAAACAACCATCATTCCAAATCACAATACCGACATTCCCACAAGATGAAAACATCCCAAATTTGAACCCGTGAACTTTAGCAACCAATGAATTATGCCTCTCCCTACCACGTTCGAACAAGTGGAGGTGGCTTCCACGCTAAACCAAAAATTTCCGATGACTTGAAAGTTTGAAATGATTTACAATATAATAAAAACAAAGTGTGAATATTGAGTATTGGGGCAacctcataaattatatatacatgAGGGACTTCTTTTTAATTTGAATTATAAATGTGTACCTAATCAAATATGTTTATAGAGGATAGGGATCCTGTatattaatccagaagtgtgagaagtgtattataacactatataacaccatataaacaccgtataacactatgtaacaccatgtAACACTTTATAACaatactagtattaagcccctgtgTTACAGCGGTTGTTGTAAAACTGTATCAAGTAGTATCAATGCTATACTACTCTcaacgaccaccaacaccggaaaacctcataaaaacaaattaaatgaaaacgaaaaaaataacgccgagcgaaaaacagacgtaaaatctttgaatcacgaacgctcgttgcagagaaattaaaccgaaacgtaaaacatagaaaaagaTTACCAAGTCAATCCAGGACACGCGCGTTGGTCGAACTTgttaaacggagaaaaatagatgtgctgcgacgggccagtcaaacggaaaaaaatatacgaaaaaaatgttgaaccccacacgcacgttgcggtgcattaactcacaaaatttagaatgaaacgaaaaacttgggaaagatgataaatatggtggaccaaaattgaaaataagaAAGAGTTGgaattaaattacaaaagatgaaaaactttaggttaaaagtaaaaatataaaGGATCTAAATTGCAAacttgaagttatttattaatcttagataaagataaggataaaaataaatgatatctacattagttattaatattaatatgaaatttattaaataattataaataaaatttatgaggatgaagaagagaATGCCATAtggcattatttggagtcttttattataagttagatataacactatacatctatcgtagacatgctatcagacaaaatatagtgttatatttgttatatagtgttatatagtattacatagtgttatatggtgttatatagtgttacatagagttatacggtgtttatatggtgttatatagtgttatatatagtgttataatacacttctcacacttctggattaatgtacatgATCCTCTATCTGTTTATAgatattattttttaaaattatattattCAATGAATAAACTAATAAAACTAATATATTTAAATTACTAGTTATATTCTATAATTACTACATTTAACGTATATATAAATTTAGAATAAAATATACTCAAATAAAAACGTGCGTATAATGTATGGTGTATATGAAATACTACCCAATCAATGTGGAGGTTTGTGACTAAATAAAGTATATTGTTTAAAGGACGGAAAAACTGGAAGTTCGATTTGATTATATTCGTTTTTTTCTTTTTGGAATGATGATTATATTCCAATATTAATTTTGAATTTCTAATTTGCATTTGCAACCGATTCGCTTCATCAGAATTGAAATTTTCGATTATTCGTATATgaattatacatataatttttacTTTTGTTATATATGTGAGTATATGTATAAGAGGCATAATTCATAGGAGAAAGTTTTGGGATCAAGCAAATTCAATGGTTGAGATTGAATGGTCACAAATCTATCAATCATGTAAGAGAAAATGTAAGAGAAAACAAGTGAAACAAATGGGAATAGCAAAATAGCAAAAGCCAATATTGGTGACTCATAGATCTAACTTACTCACGATTTTTAAATGCCTATAACTTTTTTCatacgtttatatatatatatagagtgaattgcaaattttgtcctttatctttctACCattttgcaggcggtgtcctttatctttaaaattgacaagttttgtactttaggttttaaaatcctgcacgttatgtcctttaggcctaacctagttagttttttcagttaactATTGTCATGTGCTTTGCACGTGAGGGTATCCTTGTCTTTTCACCTTTTCAGGGATTATTGTGTAAAAAAGTTATATACAAGGACTACTTTgtaaaaacaaataataatatttaattaaacaaatctctctctcttctctcttctctctctctctcaaaaaaaaaaaaacaaatgcagTCTTCAATTCAGCAAGCCCTAAAAAATGGCCATCTTCTACCCCATCGACACCACAGCACCTCCTTCATCGTACCGACACCACACTTCTCCAACCCTCCATCTCCGCCGAGTCACCCCGTCTCTGGTTGGCTAATAGAGTGAAAGAGCAGTGTCATAGATCTATACAAGCTGAAAAGACATCTAACCCTAAAAAAAGTGTAAAGTGGGATGCTGATTTGTGCTTTATTGATGATTATGATCGTGTTTTTAGAAATTGTCTTAAGTTAACAAAATTAGAGATGAACAGAGTTTATAATCTCAGGCTTGATGTGAGTCCCCTGTTTTCGGTTTTTTATTTTGGATTTTGCTTCATTGATGTGTTAAAATTTGTTTCTGATTATTAATGTGTAATGATCTTGTAATCAACAGGATGGGTCTCCACCAGCAACAATCTACGAGGTTTGTTAGGGctgattttatatatatgtgCCTGGTTTTCTTACAGTGATGAAGTTTATTCAACTgtaatgttttatttttgtttgtaGAATATGTGGGATTTAACACCTGATACAGAGTTGCTAATGGAATTGCCTGAAGAGTACACTTTCGACTTCTTCAACAGCCGCCTGTCACCACCATCACCCTCAGCCTTCTTCACCACTCTGAACAACAGCCGTCGGTGCACCCTCATCCGCACCGGAATCGGCCGTCGACTACCGCCTACTCCGCAGCCCAACTTCTCCGCCTTCAAATCACCTCCAATACCGGAAACCCTTCTCGCCGCCCTGAATTACCACCGCCCACCCCTACCTCTCGCCGTCGGATATCCAACCGGCGGTCGCCTTTAATCAGGTATGTTCTAATCTCTCCTCTATAGTGTCTCGTGTTACTACACACCCGAACCAGCCCACATCCTCAGCGATCCGGTTAAGCCCGCTACCGATTTGAGTCGTACCCCTGTTACCGGACCCCTGGAGTGGGAATAAAAGATTGAGGATTTGGGGATTTTTTATTTGTTCAAATGAGATGATTTGGTtagtgggtggtggtgatggttggcGGCGACGGTTGAGAGAAGTAGAGGGAATCGGAGGTGGTTGAGGGTGGTGGTCGGAGGTGGTTGTTGGTGGTGGCTAGAGagaggtagagagagagagagctagaaAGAGGGTGTTGTTTctttatatataaatgtatatacatatattgtaatatttttaaatttgtttttgttttatttattaacatattttaaagTAATTGGTAAAAAGACTAAGTTGCCCTTGAGTGAtcagatttaacagaaaaaaattaactgagtttggctcaaaggacataacgtgcaggattttaaaacctaaagtacaaaactcgtcaattttaaagataaaggacaccgcctgcaaaatggtataaagataaaggacaaaatttgcaattcactatatatatatatatatatatatatatatatataaagtataatgtacaagggtgagagttggctacaaagttcatttttcctacaaagtgtaaaaagtcataaaacaccacaatttcagccataaaacacactcaaaatccatAAATAACAAAGTggagattactaaaacaccatatgtgttggttttgtgttgtgttgtgttttggatgataaggctttgattattgaATGACaaatattagtgtgttttatgttgattatcatgttgtgttttatattcatagttctatgatggtgtgtttgatgtttttatggactgttaaggtttggatattgtgttttagtgatcttcactctgttatttgtgggttttgagtgtgttttatggctgaaattgtgatttttatgactttgtacactttgtaggaaaaatagactttgtagccgaaccccactcTAATGTACAAAAGCCCTAATCATACTTCATGTACGCGACAACGAGATCTTAACGTGTGGCACAGATTTAGATTTCTCATTAAGGGCAAATTAGACATTTTTCGTCCTTGAGGCAAGGTAATCCAGACATTTACTAACATCAAGAGAATTATGTGAGTTCGTTATCTCCTGCATCTCGATAATTACGATTCGAATCAGTTTCAAATATTTTCCATTTTCAAAGTATCAAATTAGTGGTTATAAGTGTGCGATTAGGGTTACTATCACTTATTGTTTGAAATGGATCCACAAAGCAGTAACACACGAAACACAGATGATATTGAATTTGAAGATGCTGAATTCCATGCCGTTCCTGATGCTGCTGAGCATTTGAGGAATCCGACATCAGACAACCACGTTCTATTAGAGGATCAGACCAGTAAGTTGTCAATTAATCAttttaattttccagaaatcaaCGAAATTATTGTTATCTGATGTTTTGTATTTGATCGTGAATCATTATTTGATAATTAGTTTTTTGAAATGAATGCGTCATAAATCACGCCTGTTTATATGCTATATAGTGTATGAGACCTGTGTAATTCCATCAAACAAGCGTTGTTATTATGAAGTATACAGTACTGGCTGTTTTTTTCTACATGCGTTATTATTTTGAGGTATCATGCATGATTTTTCTTGTTTGCGTGATTTTTTTTATTTCCTAGATGAGTGTCTGTGTGTTTTGGTTTAGAGCTCGtgtttttttgtcattttcaaaatGTGCAGATGAAAGATTGTATATTCCTGAGGTAGCTTCATCATGTGTTCCTGTTATAGGAATGGAATTCACTTCCCTAGAGCAAGCATATGTTTTTTATCAGACATATGCCAAGAAGTCAGGGTTCTCTGCTCGAAAAGGAGGTGAACACCATAGTGGTGGTATTATCAAGACTAAATACTTTATGTGTTCAAAGGAGGGGTATAAACctatggcttttgatgatcctTATTCGAAGTTGTCTAAGCCATATAAAAGTAGGAAGAGGCCGACTATTCAAACCGGGTGTAAAGCTTAAATTAAGCTTTGTTCGACGGATGGGGTGTTATATAAGGTTGATAAGTTTGTTCAAGCGCATAATCATTCATTCGTGTGCCCCAAAGATATGCATTTATTACCGGCTTATAGGCATCTGTCCGAAACACAAGAAGAGATGATATGGGATCTTGGTACATTGAATCTTGGGCCAGTGAAAGCGTTCAATATAATGAGACAAAGATACGGAGGTTTTGAAAATGTTGGCGCAACTAAAGACGACTGCAAGAATTTTAGAGCTAGGATACATAGCTATATAGgagagtatgatgcagatatggttATAAATAGGTTGACTGATAAAAAGCAGTTTATGGTTGATTATTCATTTGTACATTCAGTCAATGAAAACAAGCAATTAACTGGCCTGTTCTGGGCCGATGGTTTGTGCAAACGTAACTATGCTGAGTTTGGAGACgtcatatcgtttgatgttacaTTCAAAACCATCAAGTTAGTATTCACTTTAATGTTTTAACTTCtttttttttgtataattttGTTGTTTTTAGGTTCAATTTATTTGATCATTTTGAATGTATAAAATGGTTTTTGTACCCTTTACTGGTATTGATAACCACTATCGGAATGTGACGCTTGGAGTCGGGTTGCTAGCATCCGAAAGCATTGAATCATACAAATGGCTGTTACAATCATTTTTGGACTCGTTTGGTAAGCAGCCGAAGGTGGTCGTCACTGATCAGGACCCATCGATGAAACAAGCTATCGAGGCAGTGTTCGATAAAAGTAGGCACAGATTAtgtatgtggcacataatgaagaAAGTTGCTGATAAGGTTAGACACAACTACAACTTGAGTTATTACTATTACAACCGGCGTAATAACTATAAAGATTTCTGATTTTTATATGCACTTGTACAAAAAGTTCACCATGCGTTATTATTTCCTACACTCGGTTTTTTTTAAGCGTGAATAATTATTAAGATTTATGATTTTTGTTCATTCCAATCCTTTGTTTTAATAGGTGGGACATGAGTTGTGTAACAATGAAGACTTCAAAAGACGTATGTGTGAAATTGTATGGACTGATTCGATTGCGCCAGAAACTTTTGAGACAGAATGGAAACTGATAATGATTGAATTCGGTCTAACCGAAAATAAATGGATTGACGATATGTTTGGCATGAGATCTTCGTGGATTCTAGCTTTCTATCGTCATGAGCCTATGTATGGGCTCATGCGGACCACCTCCAGATCAGAGAGCGAAAACCATTTTTTCTGTCAGGTGGCGAATTCTCAACTTACCCTTGTCGAGTTTTTTAACCATTTTGATGGTGCAATGGACGTGCAAAGATTCAACCATCGAAAAAATGACCATATTTCTAGAAATACAACCCCAGATAACTGGTCTGAAACTTCCTTAGAGGATGATGCTATGAAAATTTACACCAGGTCCATCTTTGCTGATCAACAGGCAGAGTTATATGGAACACTGTCTGAGTGTCTTCCTATGGAGACTAAAATCGAGGAACCGTTCTTGAAGATAAGTATGAAGGATTGGAAAGCCCACGGTGACGATTTATTAGAGGTAACACTATCTATACTAGATAACATGCGTTATTACATAACAACGTGCGTTTTTTCCTTGATTTTTAGTTTTCAATTTTTTATGTAGGTTTGTTTCAAGAAGGGGGAGGATGTAATTGCATCATGCAGTTGTCGCAGGTTTGAACAATATGGATTGTTGTGCAAACATATATACTTTGTGTTCAAGATGTTCAAAGTTAAAGAAATTCCCAAAAAGTACGTTATGAGAAGATGGACCAAAGATGTGGTACCGAATGATCTAAATAACACATTTGATTTAAGTGTTGATGATAATGATGGGCATAAAAAGGCCAAAGAGGTTGCATATGAGATAATGCAGACCGGAGAGTATCTTATTGGTAACTTGATGAGAGATTTTGATCATCTAGTTATAGTCAGGTATTGGATGAGGGAGATGAAAGAAATGGTTGATGAACTTCGCATAaccaaaagaagaaagagacttgatgaaacaatggttaaccaggcagggttaactcactggtctcgtcaagaagggttaatcccttcctctcgaggatcgctggctagaTCGTCCACCGGTTGATCTCctacacaaggaaacaaaccgtgactcgtaacaaggaggatggggtggggggtactcttgttaccactctccggcgtgagaatcagtaatttgcttgggaagcaaagtgtgatagtagtagtagtgagagagttgtgaagagatacctcaaacctggtttggggttggtatttatagccgaggagggAAGGAGGAGCTGAAAGGACAGATTGACGACGTGctgcccttatgcaggtgtgtcaggcttgtcggttatggaggtgaagccacgtcctactgcagtgtcagtctgttgcttacgtgtggtctaacaggcgactgtcattggtgccacttgctctgtactatcagtcccacttgccttgtgggcaggatgcggtgtcGCGCCGCATCGCTACCTGCGGTAACTGCCGTTGTTCCCGTGTTGTCCTTCTGGCAAAGACTgtgggatgcggtgccaggccgcattgccacttgtggtgactgttgctgttatccagatcccttgtattgatagaagtgttcacaggatgcggtgctaggccgcatcgctatgcgtACACCGTTTTCATACACTAGATGCGGTGTCACACCGCATTGTTATACCGTTCTCATACTCCAGGTAAGTCCTCttccatcattgggcagattggattcgacctctgtgttcgcgcgtgcctgcacggacacagataagtcTTTAGCTAGTgagggttttgataagggtaatggtcactcgcggtcatgttgacgcgagatctgggaccataccccttcaagtccccccagtctagtgttgtttccgtatgcaagttgcatgtgggaggagtactggactatggtgtctagaaggtagtgcATATGTTGTagaagattctaggccatgtagatggctcCTGCTTCTAGAAAATCAAGCCGGGGATCTGGTAGAGTCgtgtgacgcctcttccgtaccggtgagtaAGTTTTGTCTGATACGAAATTCTCAGCCTAGGGTTTTGATCTGGTAGCATGGGCTACCTTTTTCTGATGTCAtcagggttgggtgccacctgttggtgtggcgaaccaacctctgagatcgtGGTTGAAGATGTCCataaacttcgaaccaacctttgaggtggtgaatgaagaagagagtaggcttcgaaccaacctttgtaATGATGACGGACGATATCCGTAGCCGCAACTCTAGTTGTAACCTCTGCGGTAGCTGATGCAATGCTGTGAGTGCCTTTGCTAAAGCTCAATGTTCAGCAATTAgacatgtaatgatgatcccttttttgtggggtgttcatgttcttgcaattagctctcaagtaaccgcacgttctttgcggttacctcgttgcttggcattgttggccgtgtttggcCGAACAATGTGAaatacttgcgtcattgttggccgtgtttggtcgaacaatgtgaatctggataatggtaaaataaacatggtcataggcatggctgtgcccaccattgtttattctatccagcTTATAagtgggcaaacaaagtcataagcagacttgttaccactgTTCCTTCGCTTGTTGCTCTACGAGATCTCTTTAATTGTTTGGGAATCTAGTTCGCACTCGTTctgtagccactttccttcacgcttcaATGGGAagtagttttccttgaagtagctttGTTCATCCGCGTGATGACTTAgtcgtggctcttccgtagcaaccatttgcggGGTTGCGTTCCGCCGTAGCTACtcgtgagtgtctgcggtttcTTTCAGAAGACTCGCTTTGAAGGAAGGTTTCTCTttgatgtagctcttgaaggatcaggagtcagggttgctgatgtgcggtcgcgCATCATTCTTATCCTTTTCCCTACGGAGAAACTGTTTGCGTACCCTccgtggttgtgaaccggacacgagggatttgaagcttgaagaacttcaaggtgatgcggtttacctgttcctgagatgcggcTTTCGCAGTctaaagaacaacgctggttctgagtatctgacacacatgtacgggctcgtgtgtgtcatctccgcatattccacgtgtgctcgtgggtatatgTGGATATTGATTTATCCCCTTTCCTTAGTGTAAATATATTTTTCCAATTTTTTGAGGGTGTGTAAAAAatgacatgcggtatgggttatggtgcggaataccagagaaaccgcatgccgcttatattTGGATAGTGTGGTCGCTTTTTGTTGCGTACGTGGCtggacgcacgtgtgagttggtgaaGGTTGGTAGGATTTTCTGCATGTGCTGATaggaaaggacgtttgcactgcccaagGTCAttaatgcactgtagcaggagtgtaaacgtctcctttgtcaggcgcgtgggcggccacgcacACGTGGTAATCGTCAGCGGGACTGTCGCTGGACACGTGTCGCCGCGTAACTCGTTCTTTTTGATCATGATGATTCGGTTacccctccgcattaattgcgatgagtATATCAGGGGAAACTGTTTGTGGTTTCCCTCGCTtgttcaaaaatttcaaaaaattttcctGGTGAGAGAAAAAGGGTTTCTTCATCTTCTCCGATTATTTGTTTGACTTTTCCGGTGAGGTTTCCAAGTTGTGAACGTAGTTTGCTGTCTGCTTTATTACACTccctgatggctgaaccatccaATTCCCACCATGATGAGGGTGACAACCCTGAACATTCGTCGCCGGTGGCGGCGGAAGaaaatgaagatgatggtggtgccCCTGGCGGTGGCCTAACAGTACTAAAGTGGTCAAAGGGTCAGTTTGAGACCCTGATGACTAGTGTTCAAATGCCCAAAGAGTTTGGGGCTACATACCCACAAGaaggtgacaccggtgccgacgCTCCGGCGGGATGCCTCACCCTGTGGGCTGACTTCTTTTATGATGGCAACCTCCGACTGCCATTGACGGTGTTCATTGCCGAAGTGTTGGAGTACTATCAGATTCATATCTCCCAATTGAGTCCGTTCGGGATGTTTCGAATCAGGAATTTTGAGTACACTTTTCGTGCTCTTGGTTTGGAGATTACCGTTGAAaatttccggcggttctaccagttgacggtgaacaccgggtTCTTTTCCTTCAGTTAACGGTATGGGAGCACCAAGCTGATGACCCCTCCCAAGGGTATCACAAAGTGGAAGAAGAAGTTCTTCTACGTTAAGGCTACCCCGGTCGTTGCTAACATGACCTTGCGGAATGTGAATGAGGTCATTCCTACGGAGGATATTGCTCTTCCTAGCGCGAAGACGGTGGAGTGGTTTCCCAGGCTGAAACCCATTGAATTcaaaaaactggacaactcggaACTATGGGTGCTGCAGATGATGTTGACCAGGCCTGATAGGAGGGCAAGGCCCGTtgtgcgggaaaagagtggtggtaagtatTTTACTCTTATGCGGTTTCCTTACTTCCTTGTATGTTACTGAATTTGCAAGTGTACTATCAGAGGACGCTGCCCTGTGGAGGATATTTGATCCGACTTTCACGG
This genomic stretch from Helianthus annuus cultivar XRQ/B chromosome 8, HanXRQr2.0-SUNRISE, whole genome shotgun sequence harbors:
- the LOC110871354 gene encoding uncharacterized protein LOC110871354, with amino-acid sequence MNRVYNLRLDDGSPPATIYENMWDLTPDTELLMELPEEYTFDFFNSRLSPPSPSAFFTTLNNSRRCTLIRTGIGRRLPPTPQPNFSAFKSPPIPETLLAALNYHRPPLPLAVGYPTGGRL
- the LOC110871355 gene encoding protein FAR1-RELATED SEQUENCE 11-like, translating into MDPQSSNTRNTDDIEFEDAEFHAVPDAAEHLRNPTSDNHVLLEDQTNERLYIPEVASSCVPVIGMEFTSLEQAYVFYQTYAKKSGFSARKGGEHHSGGIIKTKYFMCSKEGYKPMAFDDPYSKLSKPYKSRKRPTIQTGCKA